One Kitasatospora sp. NBC_01287 DNA window includes the following coding sequences:
- a CDS encoding sigma-70 family RNA polymerase sigma factor, which produces MATRAVVRDRADRTRTARPTNFEADRDLVGMYLDEIARTPLLDAAEEVELSLRIEAGVYAQHLLEDVDGNGAALPEGTTREELEAIAADAERAKDVFIRSNLRLVVAVARRYPRSGLPLLDLIQEGNAGLVRAVEKFDYAKGFKFSTYATWWIRQAITRSIADQSRTIRLPVHLVEELGRIRRVQREKSKELGREAEPAEIAAELDTTEARIKDVLDWARDPVSLNMAVDDEGETQFGDLVEDTGAVSPEDAVLVMLRREELDDLIGRLDDRTASIIRSRYGMEDGRERTLTEVGKQHGLTRERIRQIEKHALAELKKIAGHAGFEAA; this is translated from the coding sequence ATGGCCACCCGTGCCGTCGTTCGCGACAGGGCCGACCGGACTCGTACGGCCCGCCCGACCAATTTCGAGGCCGACCGCGACCTGGTCGGTATGTACCTCGACGAGATCGCCAGGACGCCCCTCCTCGATGCCGCCGAGGAGGTCGAACTGTCGCTGCGCATCGAAGCCGGCGTCTACGCCCAGCACCTGCTGGAGGATGTGGACGGCAACGGTGCCGCACTTCCCGAGGGTACGACCCGCGAGGAGTTGGAGGCGATAGCCGCCGACGCCGAGCGGGCGAAGGACGTCTTCATCCGCTCCAACCTGCGCCTGGTGGTCGCCGTCGCCCGTCGCTACCCGCGCAGCGGGCTGCCGTTGCTCGACCTTATCCAGGAGGGCAACGCGGGCCTGGTCCGCGCGGTCGAGAAGTTCGACTACGCCAAGGGCTTCAAGTTCTCCACCTACGCGACCTGGTGGATCCGCCAGGCGATCACCCGCTCGATCGCCGATCAGTCCCGCACCATCCGGCTGCCCGTCCACCTGGTCGAGGAGCTGGGCCGGATCCGCCGGGTCCAGCGGGAGAAGTCCAAGGAGCTGGGTCGCGAGGCCGAGCCGGCCGAGATCGCCGCCGAGTTGGACACCACGGAGGCCCGGATCAAGGACGTGCTCGACTGGGCGCGCGACCCGGTCAGCCTCAACATGGCGGTGGACGACGAGGGCGAGACCCAGTTCGGCGACCTGGTCGAGGACACCGGCGCGGTCTCCCCGGAGGACGCCGTGCTGGTCATGCTCCGCCGCGAGGAACTGGACGACCTGATCGGCCGCCTGGACGACCGCACCGCCTCGATCATCCGCTCCCGCTACGGCATGGAGGACGGCCGCGAGCGCACCCTCACCGAGGTGGGCAAGCAGCACGGCCTGACCCGCGAGCGGATCCGCCAGATCGAGAAGCACGCCCTGGCGGAGCTGAAGAAGATCGCCGGGCACGCGGGCTTCGAGGCCGCCTGA
- a CDS encoding phosphatase PAP2 family protein, producing MHLTSGLDRRTPTSRRTLRARLPRYAAIAMGALALFGVLLALVEGGWGPLARLDHGWAAALHGYARQHTAWTASLETTTTLGCPLVMRTLLGLAAAWLWAIGARTLAGWTAAQALVGWGAAWAAKSLADRARPSWPDPVAHAAGAAFPSGHAMASAITAATLVALIWPRADRAVRITCCALGALGTAVVGFTRVGLGVHWPSDVLGGWFLAGAVVGGTTVAVELWRPGALSRDVRRVDWRTRPRVQSVLAAAVPFPELAPGTFEVEFDTRGPDGS from the coding sequence ATGCACCTGACCAGTGGCCTCGACCGCCGCACCCCGACCTCGCGGCGCACCCTGCGCGCCCGACTGCCGCGCTACGCGGCGATCGCCATGGGCGCGCTCGCGCTCTTCGGGGTGCTGCTCGCCCTGGTCGAGGGCGGCTGGGGCCCACTGGCCCGGCTCGACCACGGCTGGGCCGCGGCGCTGCACGGCTACGCCCGGCAGCACACCGCGTGGACCGCCTCGCTGGAGACCACCACGACGCTCGGCTGCCCCCTGGTGATGCGCACCCTGCTCGGGCTCGCCGCCGCCTGGCTCTGGGCCATCGGCGCCCGCACCCTGGCCGGCTGGACCGCCGCCCAGGCACTGGTGGGCTGGGGAGCCGCCTGGGCCGCCAAGTCACTGGCGGACCGGGCCAGACCGAGCTGGCCCGACCCGGTCGCACACGCCGCCGGCGCCGCGTTCCCCTCCGGGCACGCGATGGCCTCGGCGATCACGGCGGCCACGCTGGTCGCCCTGATCTGGCCGCGGGCCGACCGCGCCGTGCGGATCACCTGCTGCGCGCTGGGCGCACTGGGCACCGCGGTGGTCGGCTTCACCCGGGTCGGACTCGGGGTGCACTGGCCGAGCGACGTGCTGGGCGGCTGGTTCCTCGCGGGCGCGGTGGTCGGCGGGACCACGGTGGCGGTGGAGCTGTGGCGGCCCGGCGCGCTCTCCCGCGATGTGCGGCGGGTGGACTGGCGGACCAGGCCCCGGGTGCAGAGCGTGCTGGCCGCGGCGGTGCCGTTCCCCGAGCTGGCGCCCGGCACGTTCGAGGTGGAGTTCGACACCCGCGGGCCTGACGGTTCGTGA